One part of the Solanum dulcamara chromosome 8, daSolDulc1.2, whole genome shotgun sequence genome encodes these proteins:
- the LOC129899696 gene encoding zinc finger protein ZAT9-like, which translates to MSMEKHKCKLCSRKFSSGKAMGGHMRSHLRALPLPPKTPPQKQDSGGRSESTLSLYSLKEEEEEEGEEIQEEKHLGYGLRENPKKSSRIVDPEFLDAGSVVHDKDQSETESTKKPTRRRSKRTRRIFVSEEVVDDHQEVKNEKSAEFEPVSSFSDTSPEEDIAVCLMMLSKDVWRNSKFRDQNSKGKYQCEICNKVLKSSQALGSHKTIHKKNNNEDQNKGKSRVLRVKNVDHECPFCGKIFGSGQALGGHKRSHILTSSITASSSSKVGDSLMDSTSAKFPYGFIDLNMPAPMEDEDFSH; encoded by the coding sequence ATGAGTATGGAGAAGCATAAATGTAAGCTCTGTTCAAGGAAATTCTCAAGTGGTAAAGCTATGGGTGGTCACATGAGGTCTCATTTGAGGGCTCTGCCACTTCCACCGAAAACTCCGCCGCAGAAACAAGATTCCGGCGGCCGTAGCGAGTCAACTCTGTCGCTCTATTCgttaaaagaagaagaagaagaagaaggggaGGAAATCCAGGAAGAGAAACATTTGGGTTATGGGTTAAGAGAGAATCCGAAGAAGAGTTCAAGGATTGTAGATCCTGAATTTTTGGATGCTGGGTCAGTTGTACATGACAAGGATCAAAGTGAAACTGAGTCAACAAAGAAGCCAACTCGGAGGAGATCTAAGAGAACCCGAAGAATTTTCGTGTCAGAAGAAGTTGTTGATGATCATCAAGAGGTGAAAAATGAGAAATCAGCTGAATTTGAACCTGTAAGTTCGTTTTCCGATACTTCCCCTGAAGAAGACATTGCTGTTTGTCTAATGATGCTTTCTAAAGATGTCTGGAGAAATTCGAAATTTAGGGATCAAAATTCTAAAGGGAAGTACCAATGTGAGATTTGTAACAAAGTGTTGAAATCATCTCAAGCTTTAGGAAGTCACAAAACGATTCACAAGAAGAACAACAATGAAGATCAAAATAAAGGGAAGTCAAGGGTATTGAGAGTGAAGAATGTGGATCATGAATGcccattttgtgggaaaatattTGGTTCAGGACAAGCACTTGGTGGACATAAAAGATCACACATATTGACTTCATCAATCACtgcttcttcttcatcaaaagTTGGTGATAGCTTAATGGATTCAACTTCTGCTAAATTCCCATATGGGTTTATAGATCTCAACATGCCAGCTCCAATGGAAGATGAAGATTTTAGCCATTAG